The Wigglesworthia glossinidia endosymbiont of Glossina morsitans morsitans (Yale colony) genome has a window encoding:
- a CDS encoding ABC transporter transmembrane domain-containing protein, whose protein sequence is MKLFLKLSWFFKREWKKYILSILLLIIISILKLISPWLVGIIVDNVINLRSTTKGLLILICGIISSSILVYYLRYIWRIILFGSAYRLALDLRDQFYLILSKQKKIFYLKNKTGDLITRAINDVDKIVYAVGEGVLTLVDSLVLGFSVMLIMSIKINMYLAFFSLIPMPFMVLCINGFGKKLYYSFCIAQNAFSQLNSVIHENLKNIRTIKSFGSEKYQFNFFISSIKKSHIKNIHSSKIDAKFDPVIYLSVGLSNLLAVSGGIYLIHKNIITIGELTSFIMYLGLMIWPMLAFAWTFNIVERGNVAYNRIYTYLNTETFTDGKISLPSRKGNILISINKFFYPTNNQIILKNIKINIKPKSYVGLCGPTGSGKSTLISLILRNFDVYEGKILFHNLPLNSIILDEWRSLISFVDQAPFLFSDSIKNNICLGYPNATHNQIECAAKLACIHKDIISFPKSYHTKIGDQGVMLSGGQKQRIAIARALLFPSEILILDDAFSSVDNYTRYNIIKNIKKIKNYQILIISTHQLSLLKEASEILVLQNGMIKQRGSHNMLVKEKGWYSKMYKYQKFKYSNTLNKN, encoded by the coding sequence GTGAAATTATTTTTAAAATTAAGTTGGTTTTTTAAGCGTGAGTGGAAAAAATATATTTTATCAATATTATTATTAATTATTATTTCGATATTAAAATTAATTTCTCCTTGGTTAGTAGGAATCATTGTAGATAATGTAATTAATTTACGTTCCACAACGAAAGGTTTATTAATATTAATTTGTGGAATTATCAGTTCATCTATTTTGGTATATTATTTACGTTATATTTGGCGAATAATATTGTTTGGCTCTGCATATCGATTAGCATTAGATTTACGTGATCAATTTTATCTTATTTTAAGTAAACAAAAAAAAATTTTTTATTTAAAAAATAAAACAGGCGATCTAATTACTAGAGCTATTAATGATGTCGATAAGATCGTTTATGCTGTTGGAGAAGGAGTACTAACACTAGTTGATTCTTTAGTTCTTGGATTCTCTGTAATGTTAATCATGAGTATTAAAATTAATATGTATCTTGCATTTTTTTCATTAATTCCTATGCCATTCATGGTGTTATGTATCAATGGATTCGGTAAAAAATTATATTACAGTTTTTGTATTGCGCAAAATGCTTTTTCTCAATTAAATAGTGTAATACATGAAAATCTTAAAAATATACGTACAATAAAATCATTTGGATCTGAAAAATATCAATTTAATTTTTTTATTAGTTCTATTAAAAAATCTCATATCAAAAATATACATTCCTCTAAAATAGATGCTAAATTTGATCCAGTAATCTATTTATCGGTAGGATTATCTAATTTATTAGCAGTTTCCGGAGGAATTTATTTAATTCATAAAAATATTATTACTATAGGAGAATTAACTAGTTTTATTATGTATCTTGGTTTAATGATTTGGCCTATGTTAGCATTTGCTTGGACATTTAATATTGTTGAAAGAGGAAATGTAGCATATAATAGAATTTACACTTATTTGAATACAGAAACATTTACGGACGGCAAAATTTCTTTACCAAGTCGTAAAGGAAACATATTAATTTCAATTAATAAATTTTTTTATCCTACTAATAATCAGATAATTTTAAAAAATATTAAAATTAATATTAAACCAAAAAGTTATGTTGGATTATGTGGTCCAACTGGATCAGGAAAAAGTACATTAATTTCTTTAATATTAAGAAATTTTGATGTGTATGAAGGTAAGATATTGTTTCATAATTTACCTCTAAATTCTATAATTTTAGATGAATGGAGAAGCTTGATTTCTTTTGTTGATCAAGCCCCGTTTTTATTCTCAGATAGTATTAAAAATAATATTTGTTTAGGATATCCTAACGCAACACACAATCAAATTGAATGCGCAGCGAAATTAGCATGTATACATAAGGATATAATAAGCTTTCCAAAAAGTTATCATACAAAAATTGGAGATCAAGGTGTGATGCTTTCGGGCGGACAAAAACAACGTATTGCAATTGCACGAGCATTATTATTTCCTTCAGAAATATTAATTTTAGATGATGCATTTTCTTCTGTAGATAATTATACGCGATATAACATAATAAAAAATATTAAAAAGATAAAGAATTATCAAATTTTGATTATTAGTACGCATCAACTATCTCTTTTGAAAGAAGCTTCAGAAATTTTAGTATTGCAAAACGGTATGATTAAACAGCGTGGAAGTCATAATATGCTTGTTAAAGAAAAAGGATGGTATTCTAAAATGTATAAGTATCAAAAATTTAAATATAGCAATACACTAAACAAAAATTAG
- a CDS encoding SmdB family multidrug efflux ABC transporter permease/ATP-binding protein encodes MCKKNYTLHPLKRLLRYAFPFRKKIFLICILLWTSSIMEISGPIIISYFIDCFFSEIQISSHIIVVLILTFISFQFLSAILRYHQMFLFSTISLSIVKTIRIEIMRTLLKQPLSWFDAQSTGKLISIVVNDTEVIKDLFTHFISSLLKNIALVGSMFIAILILNFKLGCILFFLFPILFYIMRLYQYYSIPIFRKLRTCVANINNFFNEVIQNMSIIQQFQQQKRFREKLYILGYEHFQVRMKNLKLEGFLLRPLLSLLFSLILCIILLFFGLNTSKIMGVGILYTFINYLGRLSEPLIELAAQQSILQQSIASGERIFYLLDCPIQRYGNDHRKILQGKVEVKNLTFSYHKNPILNQISFSIPEKSFLALVGKTGSGKTTLANLIMGHYPIQEGHILIDNRSIKTLSKYSMRNSIAMVQQEPCFMAKTIYDNIVLGRNISEKKVWSILSSLDLISFINSFPKGIFSKLDEYGNRLSMGQKQLLSFVRVLVSEPSILILDEATANIDADIEQKINYILYKIKNTTTLIVIAHRLSTILNADQILVLHHGKIIEKGTHQSLLRSKGKYYQMYYIQKYDKNFSYTY; translated from the coding sequence ATGTGTAAAAAAAATTATACTCTTCATCCTTTAAAAAGATTACTACGCTATGCTTTTCCATTTCGAAAAAAAATTTTCTTAATATGCATATTGTTGTGGACTTCTTCTATTATGGAAATTTCGGGACCAATAATTATTAGTTATTTTATTGATTGTTTTTTTAGTGAAATTCAAATTTCTTCGCATATTATAGTAGTTTTAATTTTAACTTTTATAAGTTTTCAATTTTTATCAGCTATTTTAAGATATCATCAAATGTTTTTATTTAGTACGATATCTCTTAGCATTGTTAAAACAATCAGGATTGAGATAATGCGTACTTTACTTAAACAGCCTTTATCTTGGTTTGATGCCCAATCTACTGGTAAATTAATTTCGATTGTTGTTAACGATACGGAAGTTATTAAAGACTTGTTTACACATTTTATATCGTCACTACTAAAAAATATAGCATTAGTTGGGAGTATGTTTATAGCTATTCTAATATTAAATTTTAAATTAGGATGTATTTTATTTTTTTTATTTCCAATTTTATTTTATATAATGCGTTTATATCAATATTATAGCATACCAATTTTTAGAAAATTACGGACTTGTGTTGCAAACATTAATAACTTTTTCAACGAAGTTATTCAAAATATGAGTATTATACAGCAATTTCAACAACAAAAAAGATTTAGAGAAAAATTATATATCCTGGGTTATGAGCATTTTCAAGTAAGAATGAAAAATTTAAAGTTAGAAGGATTTTTACTTCGTCCTTTGTTAAGTTTATTGTTTTCGTTAATTCTCTGTATAATATTATTATTTTTTGGATTAAATACCTCTAAAATCATGGGGGTTGGTATTTTATATACATTTATTAATTATCTTGGTAGATTAAGCGAACCTTTAATAGAACTAGCTGCTCAACAATCTATTTTACAACAATCTATCGCTTCAGGAGAAAGAATTTTTTATTTATTAGATTGCCCTATACAACGTTATGGCAATGATCATCGAAAAATTCTTCAAGGTAAAGTTGAAGTAAAAAATTTAACTTTTTCCTATCATAAGAATCCTATACTAAATCAAATATCTTTTTCAATACCAGAAAAAAGTTTTTTAGCATTAGTAGGTAAAACAGGCAGCGGAAAAACTACTTTAGCAAATTTAATAATGGGTCATTATCCAATTCAAGAAGGACATATATTAATAGATAATAGATCAATAAAAACGTTGTCTAAGTATTCTATGAGAAATAGTATTGCTATGGTACAACAGGAACCTTGTTTTATGGCAAAAACAATTTACGATAATATTGTACTTGGCAGAAATATTAGTGAAAAAAAAGTTTGGTCTATTTTATCTAGTTTAGATTTAATTTCTTTTATCAATTCTTTTCCAAAAGGCATTTTTTCTAAGTTAGATGAATACGGCAATAGATTATCTATGGGGCAAAAGCAATTACTATCTTTTGTAAGAGTATTAGTTTCTGAACCAAGTATATTGATACTTGATGAAGCTACCGCAAATATAGATGCAGATATAGAACAAAAAATTAATTATATTTTGTATAAAATAAAAAATACTACTACTTTAATCGTAATTGCACATCGATTAAGTACTATATTAAATGCTGATCAAATTTTAGTGCTCCATCATGGTAAAATTATTGAAAAAGGTACTCATCAATCGTTATTAAGATCGAAAGGAAAATATTATCAAATGTACTATATTCAAAAATATGATAAAAATTTTTCTTATACATACTAA
- the gpmA gene encoding 2,3-diphosphoglycerate-dependent phosphoglycerate mutase: MSIIKLVLMRHGRSIWNDQDRFTGWTDIELSEKGEKEVKYAGEVLRSFGYLFDFAYTSLLKRAIHSLWILLQEIDQSWIPIEKSWRLNERHYGALQGFSKNEIKTKYGSAQLKEWRRGFLSIPPKLNTNDIRFPGNDPRYLRLKLSGQLPTTESLKSTIDRIIPYWKKKIFPKLKNKNKLIIVAHGNSIRAIMKLLDNLDEKQITQLNVPTGVPLIYEFDKNVCPKKHYFLF; this comes from the coding sequence ATGTCTATAATTAAATTGGTTTTGATGCGTCATGGAAGAAGTATATGGAACGATCAAGATCGTTTTACTGGATGGACAGATATTGAATTATCTGAAAAAGGCGAAAAAGAAGTAAAATATGCAGGAGAAGTATTAAGATCTTTTGGGTATTTATTTGATTTTGCTTATACATCTTTATTAAAAAGAGCTATTCATAGTTTATGGATTCTTTTACAAGAAATAGATCAATCTTGGATTCCAATAGAAAAATCTTGGAGATTAAACGAAAGACATTACGGAGCTTTACAAGGATTTAGCAAAAATGAAATTAAAACAAAATATGGCAGTGCACAATTAAAAGAATGGCGTCGTGGATTTTTAAGTATCCCTCCGAAATTAAACACAAATGACATACGATTTCCAGGAAATGATCCGCGATATCTTCGTTTAAAACTTTCTGGTCAACTTCCTACTACAGAAAGCTTAAAATCTACAATTGATCGTATTATACCGTATTGGAAAAAAAAAATTTTCCCCAAATTAAAAAATAAGAATAAATTAATTATTGTTGCACATGGAAATTCTATTCGAGCAATTATGAAATTATTAGATAATCTTGACGAAAAACAAATAACCCAGTTAAATGTGCCCACTGGAGTACCATTAATATACGAATTTGATAAAAATGTATGTCCTAAAAAGCACTATTTTTTGTTTTAA
- a CDS encoding D-alanine--D-alanine ligase family protein — MKINIAIFFGGESSEHQISLKSSINVIQSIDKNKYHLILIGVEKNGKLGIRTHKKYVLYPNDMNRIQLGPATGYIAVIPGKWKFKFLNLSNKKTLQVDLIFSVLHGEKGENGSFQGFYNVLNVPYVGSGVLGSSICMDKDMTKRILKTFNILVTPSITIKNQKKYKKIKYSKIIKKIGFPCIVKPATQGSSIGVNLASNFFELKKSIKNSFFYDNKILIEPLISGREIEVGILGNEQPVTSICGEIQHKNKFYDFQAKYIKDSKLIIPANISNNLSNNIRQIAKKVFLMLECSIMARIDFFITKKEEIILNEINTIPGFTENSMYSKLWEASGVNFSSLINKLIELTLAKNKNKLFYKKKYLKNF; from the coding sequence ATGAAAATAAACATTGCTATTTTTTTTGGAGGAGAATCTTCAGAACATCAAATATCATTAAAATCATCAATTAATGTTATTCAATCTATTGATAAAAATAAATATCATCTTATTTTAATTGGTGTTGAAAAAAATGGAAAATTAGGAATAAGAACACATAAAAAATATGTTTTATATCCAAATGACATGAATCGTATACAATTAGGTCCAGCTACTGGATATATAGCAGTCATACCAGGGAAGTGGAAATTTAAGTTTTTAAATTTAAGTAATAAAAAAACGTTGCAAGTAGACTTAATTTTTTCAGTTTTACATGGTGAAAAAGGAGAAAATGGTAGTTTTCAAGGATTTTATAATGTTTTAAATGTACCCTACGTAGGTTCTGGAGTTTTAGGATCAAGTATATGTATGGACAAAGACATGACAAAACGTATTTTAAAAACTTTCAATATTCTTGTAACACCTTCAATTACTATAAAAAATCAAAAAAAATATAAAAAAATAAAATATTCAAAAATTATAAAAAAAATTGGTTTTCCATGTATTGTCAAACCAGCTACACAAGGATCTTCGATCGGTGTAAATTTAGCATCAAATTTTTTTGAATTAAAAAAATCAATAAAAAATTCTTTTTTTTATGATAATAAGATACTTATTGAGCCTTTAATTTCTGGTCGAGAAATAGAAGTTGGAATTTTAGGCAACGAACAACCCGTTACTAGTATATGTGGTGAAATTCAACATAAAAATAAATTTTATGACTTTCAAGCCAAATACATCAAGGATAGTAAATTAATTATTCCAGCAAACATTTCAAATAATTTATCAAATAATATTCGTCAAATAGCTAAAAAAGTATTTTTAATGCTAGAATGTAGCATTATGGCTCGTATAGATTTTTTTATAACAAAAAAAGAAGAAATCATTTTAAATGAAATTAATACGATACCCGGATTCACTGAAAATAGCATGTATTCTAAATTATGGGAGGCTTCAGGAGTTAATTTTTCTTCATTAATTAATAAATTAATCGAATTAACTTTAGCTAAAAACAAAAATAAATTATTTTATAAAAAAAAATATTTAAAAAATTTTTAA
- a CDS encoding DNA polymerase III subunit theta produces MKKITFNISEISNLEKEKIISDLAASGIAFQERHNMSVLVQKIANKQPEHLLSYFYKRLDHYRAIAKKIKRSFL; encoded by the coding sequence ATGAAAAAAATAACATTTAATATATCTGAAATTTCTAATTTAGAAAAAGAAAAAATTATTTCTGATTTGGCAGCTTCCGGGATTGCTTTCCAAGAAAGGCACAATATGTCTGTCCTAGTGCAAAAAATTGCAAATAAGCAACCCGAACATTTATTGTCGTATTTTTATAAAAGACTAGATCATTATAGAGCAATTGCAAAAAAAATTAAAAGGTCTTTTTTATAA
- the ftnA gene encoding non-heme ferritin produces MIQKEMIAHLNKQLNLELFSSNLYLQMSVWCNNNKLLEGCKFFKQQSNEEMNHMYRLFDYLNDSDSTPRIGAIDAPPEHFPSFKDIIQFSYDHEKMISKRIHKISHYATEIQDYRTFHFLKWYVSEQYEEERMFKSILDRIELINSDMHGLYFIDQSLKEIRKV; encoded by the coding sequence ATGATTCAAAAAGAAATGATAGCACATTTAAATAAACAACTTAATCTTGAGTTATTTTCATCTAACTTATATCTTCAAATGAGTGTTTGGTGCAATAATAATAAATTATTAGAAGGGTGTAAATTTTTTAAACAACAATCTAACGAAGAAATGAATCATATGTATCGTTTATTTGACTATTTAAATGATTCAGACAGTACGCCTAGAATAGGAGCTATCGATGCACCTCCAGAACATTTCCCATCTTTCAAAGATATCATTCAATTTTCTTATGACCACGAAAAAATGATTAGTAAAAGAATTCATAAAATATCACATTATGCAACAGAAATTCAAGATTATCGAACTTTTCATTTTTTAAAATGGTACGTTTCAGAACAATATGAAGAAGAAAGAATGTTTAAATCTATTTTAGATCGAATAGAGCTGATAAATTCTGATATGCATGGATTATATTTTATTGATCAAAGTTTAAAAGAAATTCGAAAAGTGTAA
- the rsmH gene encoding 16S rRNA (cytosine(1402)-N(4))-methyltransferase RsmH, giving the protein MHIPVMLNEVIHVINIIPSGTYIDATFGGGGHTKKILSKLNSQGQIIVIDRDPLAIKIASNLQDPRIKVIHGNFSSITQYAKKYNLIGKVNGILFDFGISSFQIDDKNRGFSFLQDGPLDMRMNNMHGISAADWINRAKLSEIYFVLKNFGEERYAKKIAQAIIENKKRKLITKTSELSSIICNTCGIYYQKNKHPARRSFQAIRIHINNELKEIKETLKQILTLLKENGRIVFISFHSLEDRIIKNFINYNSKIQIHPHNLPILESQIQKKFPVKLKKFKKIKPSQQEISNNLRSKSAILRFVEKI; this is encoded by the coding sequence ATGCACATACCAGTAATGTTAAATGAAGTAATTCATGTAATTAATATTATTCCAAGCGGAACATATATTGATGCAACTTTTGGAGGAGGGGGTCATACAAAAAAAATTTTATCTAAATTAAATTCTCAAGGTCAAATAATCGTTATTGATCGAGATCCACTTGCTATAAAAATAGCAAGCAACCTCCAAGATCCTAGAATTAAAGTTATTCACGGAAATTTTTCATCAATTACACAATATGCAAAAAAATATAATCTTATTGGAAAAGTTAATGGAATTTTGTTTGATTTTGGGATTTCTTCTTTCCAAATTGACGATAAAAATAGAGGATTTTCATTTTTACAAGATGGTCCATTAGATATGCGTATGAATAACATGCACGGAATATCTGCAGCAGATTGGATAAACCGTGCAAAATTATCAGAAATTTATTTTGTATTAAAAAATTTTGGAGAAGAACGTTATGCAAAAAAAATAGCACAAGCTATTATAGAAAATAAAAAAAGAAAATTAATTACTAAAACAAGCGAATTGTCATCTATAATATGCAATACATGTGGTATTTACTATCAAAAAAATAAACATCCAGCACGTAGAAGTTTTCAAGCAATTCGGATACACATCAATAATGAGTTAAAAGAAATAAAAGAGACGCTAAAACAAATATTAACTTTATTAAAAGAAAACGGTCGAATAGTTTTTATTAGCTTTCATTCACTCGAAGATCGTATAATAAAAAATTTTATTAACTATAATAGTAAAATACAAATTCATCCTCATAATCTACCGATTTTAGAAAGTCAAATACAAAAAAAATTTCCAGTCAAGTTAAAAAAATTTAAAAAAATTAAACCATCTCAACAAGAGATATCAAATAATCTTCGCTCGAAAAGTGCTATTTTACGTTTTGTAGAAAAAATTTAG
- the ftsL gene encoding cell division protein FtsL, which translates to MLQDILNYSKLSIVIVLLIIITSIFSIYIKYQTRYSIYEYERILFDQVSLENEWSHLILEEYTLSNHRRIELFALKTLNMCHIDLLKENIIIYAIK; encoded by the coding sequence ATTTTACAAGATATATTAAATTATTCTAAATTATCAATAGTAATAGTATTACTAATAATTATTACATCGATATTTTCAATTTATATTAAATATCAAACACGTTACTCTATTTATGAATATGAACGTATTTTATTTGATCAAGTTTCACTAGAAAATGAATGGAGCCATTTAATATTAGAAGAATATACATTAAGTAATCATCGTCGAATTGAATTATTTGCGCTTAAAACATTAAATATGTGTCACATAGATTTGTTAAAAGAAAATATTATAATTTATGCTATTAAATAA
- the ftsI gene encoding peptidoglycan glycosyltransferase FtsI gives MKIFIIKWRFLILLSFILIFLLSLIMRITYLQIINPNNLIHESNMRSLRIETIPVSRGMILDRNKHPLAVSVPVHAIWVDPKELNNRGGIIKNIYWEALSNALSISFEQLFQRINNNPNSRFVYLARQVNSEIGEYIHQLNLPGIHLKEESRRYYPIGQAAAHIIGITNIDGQGIEGLEKSFDPWLSGIPGKRKIRKDRFGKIIEHIILKKTQKSKNLILSIDGNLQTIVYKKLKKSVALNKAESGTAILVDVNTGEILAMTNVPSYNPNNLTKTNNSMMRNRAITDIFEPGSIIKPIVIVSALQKGVITENSIIDTRPYVLNGYRIKDVVDYESLTIEGILKKSSNVGVSKIALSMPIETLLETYQLFGLDKSTKLGLIGESNGFFPKNKKWTGIEKATLSYGYGLMVTPLQLAQVYTTIGGIGFMHPLSIIKINKTNIGKQIFSPIIIRQVIRMMESVALPGGSGVQAAVHGYRIAVKTGTSKKVGSDGIYVNKYIACAAGIAPVENPRFALVVVINDPKGGRYYGGSVSAPVFSEIMNIVLHYMNILPDKLPENTTIVNR, from the coding sequence ATGAAAATTTTTATAATTAAATGGCGTTTTTTAATTTTGTTAAGTTTTATTTTGATTTTTTTGTTAAGTTTAATCATGCGAATAACTTATTTGCAAATTATTAATCCAAATAATTTAATCCATGAAAGCAACATGAGATCTTTGCGTATAGAAACCATACCTGTTTCAAGAGGTATGATTCTAGATAGAAATAAACATCCTCTTGCAGTTAGTGTACCAGTACATGCTATATGGGTAGATCCTAAAGAATTGAATAATCGTGGTGGAATTATTAAAAATATATATTGGGAAGCATTATCAAACGCATTATCTATTTCTTTTGAACAATTGTTTCAACGTATTAACAATAATCCAAATAGCCGTTTTGTATATTTAGCACGTCAAGTAAATTCTGAAATTGGTGAATATATTCATCAGTTAAATTTACCAGGTATACATTTAAAAGAAGAATCACGTAGGTATTATCCTATCGGACAAGCAGCAGCACACATTATTGGAATAACAAACATTGATGGTCAAGGTATTGAGGGGCTTGAAAAAAGCTTTGATCCATGGTTATCTGGAATTCCAGGAAAAAGAAAAATTAGAAAAGATAGGTTTGGAAAAATTATTGAACATATTATATTAAAAAAAACTCAAAAATCTAAAAATTTAATATTAAGCATTGACGGAAATTTACAAACTATAGTATATAAAAAATTAAAAAAATCAGTAGCTTTAAATAAAGCAGAATCAGGTACTGCAATTTTAGTTGATGTAAATACCGGTGAAATATTGGCTATGACAAATGTCCCTTCATATAATCCTAATAATCTCACTAAAACTAATAATAGTATGATGCGTAATAGAGCTATTACAGATATTTTTGAACCAGGTTCTATTATTAAACCAATAGTGATCGTTTCTGCTTTGCAAAAAGGTGTTATCACAGAAAATAGTATTATTGATACACGCCCTTATGTTCTAAATGGATATCGTATAAAAGATGTAGTAGATTATGAAAGTTTAACAATAGAAGGAATTTTAAAAAAATCTAGTAACGTAGGTGTATCCAAAATAGCATTATCTATGCCAATAGAAACTCTTTTGGAAACATATCAATTATTTGGTCTAGATAAATCTACTAAATTAGGTTTGATTGGAGAAAGTAATGGTTTTTTTCCAAAAAATAAAAAATGGACTGGAATTGAAAAAGCTACACTTTCTTATGGATATGGTTTAATGGTAACTCCATTACAATTAGCACAAGTATATACGACAATAGGTGGGATTGGATTTATGCATCCTTTATCTATTATAAAAATAAATAAAACTAATATCGGTAAACAAATATTTTCACCAATAATAATACGTCAGGTAATTCGTATGATGGAAAGTGTTGCATTACCTGGGGGTAGCGGTGTACAAGCAGCTGTACATGGATATAGGATAGCTGTAAAAACAGGAACTTCTAAAAAAGTGGGATCTGATGGAATTTACGTGAATAAATATATTGCATGTGCTGCAGGTATAGCGCCGGTAGAAAATCCTCGTTTTGCATTAGTTGTCGTAATTAATGATCCAAAAGGAGGTAGATATTATGGTGGTTCTGTATCTGCTCCAGTATTTAGTGAGATTATGAATATTGTATTGCATTACATGAATATTCTGCCAGACAAATTGCCCGAGAATACTACAATAGTAAATCGTTAA
- the murE gene encoding UDP-N-acetylmuramoyl-L-alanyl-D-glutamate--2,6-diaminopimelate ligase gives MVNYIDLKKLIFPWVSSKEIPSIKLDNLTLNSKKVTQNTLFIAISGNKQHGKKFIFEAIQNGSTAILVETNNMRKHGKMYYVNTIPIIYFYQLNRHLSELSGKFYYHPSKYMQLIGITGTNGKTTVAYFITQWLNFLGKKSGIMGTLGYGQINKLHKSENTTYSAIKCQKVLKNFLKKNIRIISMEVSSHGLSQDRVNYLYFTIAVFTNLSHEHLDYHKNMIQYENSKWKLFSELSVSKYIINIDDNVGKNWAKKFPQAIIVSTKYNLSKKFKNLKIYVKKIFFHCYGTKITIVSSWGTEIVNVKLFGKFNINNLLIACAVLLIQGHSFTRILNYIEKIHMPQGRMEIFYLKKLPKIIIDYAHTPDALEKLLITIKLHFKTDMYVIFGCGGNRDREKRAIMGKICEKYAKNIIITNDNPRYENEEQIFSDIKIGIKNFNNVKFIPSRKKAIKFAVQNSNKKDIVMILGKGHEEYQQFYSQKYFYSDKIVVKEILKKII, from the coding sequence ATGGTTAATTATATAGATTTAAAAAAATTAATTTTTCCTTGGGTTTCTTCAAAAGAAATTCCCAGTATTAAATTAGATAATTTGACATTAAATAGCAAAAAAGTAACTCAAAATACTTTATTTATTGCTATATCGGGAAATAAACAACACGGAAAAAAATTTATTTTTGAAGCAATTCAAAATGGATCTACAGCCATACTTGTAGAAACAAATAATATGCGTAAACATGGAAAAATGTATTATGTTAATACAATACCGATAATTTATTTTTATCAGTTAAATCGTCATCTTTCAGAATTATCAGGTAAATTTTATTATCATCCGTCAAAATATATGCAATTAATTGGTATTACAGGGACAAATGGAAAAACTACAGTGGCATATTTTATTACACAATGGCTGAATTTTTTAGGAAAAAAAAGCGGTATTATGGGTACTTTAGGATATGGGCAGATTAACAAACTTCATAAATCCGAAAACACTACTTATTCTGCTATTAAATGTCAAAAAGTTTTAAAAAATTTTTTGAAAAAAAATATTCGCATTATTTCTATGGAAGTATCTTCACATGGATTATCTCAAGATAGAGTAAATTACTTGTATTTTACAATAGCTGTTTTTACTAACTTAAGTCATGAACATTTAGATTATCATAAAAATATGATTCAATATGAGAATTCAAAATGGAAATTATTTTCCGAATTATCTGTATCAAAATATATTATTAATATCGACGATAATGTTGGAAAAAATTGGGCAAAAAAATTTCCTCAAGCTATTATAGTTTCTACAAAATATAATTTATCTAAAAAATTTAAAAATCTTAAAATATATGTAAAAAAAATTTTTTTTCACTGTTATGGAACAAAAATAACAATTGTTTCTAGTTGGGGCACAGAAATAGTAAATGTAAAATTATTTGGAAAATTTAATATTAATAATTTATTAATTGCCTGCGCTGTATTATTAATACAAGGACATTCTTTTACAAGAATTTTAAATTATATTGAAAAAATTCATATGCCTCAAGGACGTATGGAAATATTTTATTTGAAAAAATTACCTAAAATTATTATAGATTATGCTCATACTCCAGATGCTTTAGAAAAATTGTTAATTACAATAAAATTGCATTTTAAAACAGATATGTATGTTATATTTGGATGTGGAGGTAATCGAGATCGTGAAAAGCGTGCAATAATGGGTAAAATATGCGAGAAATATGCTAAAAATATTATCATTACAAATGATAATCCTCGATATGAAAATGAAGAACAAATATTTTCTGATATTAAAATTGGAATAAAAAATTTTAATAATGTTAAATTTATTCCATCTAGAAAAAAAGCTATAAAATTTGCTGTTCAAAACAGTAATAAAAAAGATATTGTTATGATTTTAGGAAAAGGTCATGAAGAATATCAACAATTTTATTCTCAAAAATATTTTTATTCAGACAAAATTGTTGTAAAAGAAATATTAAAAAAAATCATATGA